From a region of the Labrus mixtus chromosome 5, fLabMix1.1, whole genome shotgun sequence genome:
- the LOC132974254 gene encoding bile salt-activated lipase-like: MMMLLVVLFGVWLNSASAAKLGVVQTEGGQVEGKSHRMGLFSTVDVFKGIPFADVPGKWEKPKPHPGWDGVMKATKYRDRCLQVTLLQTKTQGSEDCLYLNIFVPQGRRVSKNLPVMVYLFGGAFLLGASNDVAILGDSLYDGKEMADRGEVIIVTVNYRVGTMGFLSTGDSRMPGNYGLWDQHAAISWVRRNIEAFGGNPDNITIFGQSAGAASVSYQMLSPYSKGLFRRAITQCGVALSPWAHQRNPMALTKKIARKVGCWRSDEDEMITCLKMTDPVGLTMAGKIDVLLILGKGVVMDLLELAPVIDGDFIPDEPSKLFHNAAQFDYLAGVNSMDGHIFAGVDVPSINKKNATTVEQVRGLLSGLTKEKGNAAVSSAYGVYTAHWGSAPEQAVVKKTVADIETDFLFLIPTQIALQLHANNTSGAKTYSYLFNMDTRIPGFPRWVEAEHAEDLQYLFGKPFATPLVYFPRHRDLSGYMIAYWTNFARTGNPNTGESRVPVAWPPFTKHHQPYLTINNKISKSSIGFDLRSYYVNYWTQTYNSFPSIKREVKE; the protein is encoded by the exons atgatgatgttaTTGGTGGTTCTGTTCGGCGTCTGGCTGAACTCAGCCTCAGCTGCAAAG ctcggTGTGGTGCAGACGGAGGGGGGGCAGGTGGAGGGGAAGAGTCACAGGATGGGACTGTTCAGTACCGTTGATGTCTTTAAAGGAATCCCCTTCGCTGATGTCCCTGGCAAGTGGGAGAAACCAAAACCTCATCCTGGATGGGACg GAGTCATGAAGGCGACTAAATATCGTGATCGCTGCCTACAGGTCACACTGCTACAGACAAAAACCCAGGGCAGCGAAGACTGTCTTTACCTGAACATCTTTGTTCCACAGGGAAGGAGAG TGTCCAAAAACCTCCCAGTCATGGTGTATCTGTTCGGCGGGGCATTCCTGTTGGGGGCATCTAATGATGTGGCGATCCTCGGAGACTCTTTGTATGACGGAAAGGAGATGGCCGACAGGGGCGAAGTCATCATCGTCACGGTGAACTACAGAGTCGGTACAATGGGTTTCCTGAGCACTGGGGACTCCCGAATGCCAG GTAACTACGGTCTGTGGGATCAGCATGCTGCCATCTCTTGGGTCCGCAGGAACATTGAGGCATTTGGAGGAAACCCTGATAACATCACCATCTTTGGCCAATCAGCTGGAGCAGCCAGTGTTAGCTACCAG ATGCTGTCGCCCTACAGTAAAGGGTTATTTCGCAGAGCAATCACACAGTGTGGTGTGGCACTGAGTCCTTGGGCTCATCAGAGAAACCCAATGGCTCTCACCAAGAAG ATTGCTCGTAAAGTTGGCTGCTGGAGAAGCGATGAAGACGAGATGATAACCTGTCTGAAGATGACTGACCCTGTTGGTCTCACAATGGCTGGAAAAATTGATGTTCTTCTTATTCTCGGAAAAG GTGTGGTCATGGATCTTCTTGAACTGGCTCCGGTGATTGATGGTGATTTTATTCCAGATGAACCCAGTAAACTGTTTCACAATGCAGCTCAGTTTGATTACCTGGCTGGGGTCAACAGCATGGATGGACATATCTTTGCTGGAGTTGATGTTCCCTCTATCAACAAGAAAAATGCCACCACTGT GGAGCAGGTGAGAGGTCTGCTGAGTGGTCTGACGAAGGAGAAGGGGAACGCTGCTGTCTCCTCCGCCTACGGTGTTTACACGGCTCACTGGGGTTCAGCTCCTGAGCAGGCTGTCGTGAAAAAGACTGTGGCTGACATtgagactgacttcctgttcttgATTCCCACTCAGATTGCCCTTCAGCTCCACGCAAACAACACAAG TGGAGCCAAGACTTACTCCTACCTGTTCAACATGGACACTCGTATCCCAGGATTCCCTCGCTGGGTAGAGGCGGAGCATGCTGAGGACCTTCAGTACCTGTTTGGGAAACCCTTCGCCACCCCGCTGGTCTACTTCCCCCGACACAGAGACCTGTCTGGGTACATGATCGCATACTGGACCAACTTCGCCAGGACCGG TAATCCCAATACAGGCGAGAGTAGAGTCCCAGTGGCCTGGCCTCCATTCACCAAACACCACCAACCTTACCTGACCATCAACAACAAGATCAGCAAGTCCTCCATTGG CTTTGACCTGAGATCTTACTACGTCAACTACTGGACCCAAACCTACAACTCTTTCCCATCCATCAAGAGGGAAGTAAAGGAATAG